Proteins encoded by one window of Amaranthus tricolor cultivar Red isolate AtriRed21 chromosome 4, ASM2621246v1, whole genome shotgun sequence:
- the LOC130811349 gene encoding probable receptor-like protein kinase At5g24010, translating into MNNSQIITFFYILVLLPLFSSSFTSIDDYLINCGSSLSSITDSYNRKFSGDESSSFESVKLSASRTSSILNSDSSSGLYNSARVFKKSSKYVFRIKEKGAHLVRLHFHRFDSSRFDLSNAQFHVLANGYLLLNDFSGLTMKKTLEIKEYVLWVDDNKLEIVFKPSKKSNFGFVNAIEVISAPKDLISDVAQFVDSNGVVRIDGLSKNGFETMFRVNVGGPKVTPFNDSLWRTWEHDEGFLESDKESKQVHFGGRIKYQEGGASREIAPDNVYNSARMINGLKNSGVSKSYLTWGFPITDGFKYLVRTHFCDIASVVLGSLYFNVYVNGHLAIENLDLSTITNSLASPYYADFVVEGDNGIVTVSIGPSVLSSSLGVDALLNGIEVFKISNSMDSLDGTVSAKSILRRCRGGHGGFMVPLIAAVGLLVAASVVLRKRLVSVHGSVSWSRIPDEVSEVSLKSTRL; encoded by the coding sequence ATGAATAACTCTCAAATCATCACCTTTTTCTATATCCTTGTTCTTCTCCCTCTCTTTTCATCCTCTTTTACTTCAATCGATGATTACTTGATCAATTGTGGTTCATCTCTTTCCTCAATCACTGATTCTTACAATCGCAAGTTTTCTGGTGATGAATCATCGAGTTTTGAATCAGTTAAATTGTCCGCAAGTCGAACGAGTTCGATTCTGAATTCAGATTCATCATCTGGGCTTTATAATTCTGCAAGGGTTTTTAAAAAGTCGTcgaaatatgtgtttagaatcAAAGAAAAAGGTGCCCATTTGGTTCGTCTTCATTTTCATCGATTTGATTCATCTAGGTTTGATCTTTCTAATGCTCAATTTCATGTTTTAGCTAATGGGTATTTGTTATTGAATGATTTTAGTGGATTAACTATGaaaaaaacacttgaaattaaGGAGTATGTTTTGTGGGTTGATGATAATAAGCTTGAAATTGTATTTAAACCTTCAAAGAAATCTAATTTTGGGTTTGTTAATGCAATTGAAGTTATTTCTGCACCTAAAGACTTGATCTCAGATGTAGCCCAATTTGTAGATTCTAATGGGGTTGTTAGAATTGATGGACTTTCTAAAAATGGGTTTGAAACTATGTTTAGGGTTAATGTTGGAGGACCTAAAGTTACCCCTTTTAATGATTCTTTATGGAGAACATGGGAACATGATGAAGGGTTTTTGGAATCAGATAAAGAATCTAAACAAGTTCATTTTGGTGGTAGAATTAAGTATCAAGAAGGTGGAGCTAGCCGCGAAATTGCTCCTGATAATGTGTATAATAGTGCTAGAATGATTAATGGTTTGAAGAATTCTGGTGTTTCCAAGAGTTATTTGACTTGGGGGTTCCCAATTACTGATGGGTTTAAGTATCTTGTAAGAACCCATTTTTGTGATATTGCAAGTGTAGTTCTTGGATCATTGTATTTCAATGTGTATGTTAACGGACATTTGGCTATCGAAAACTTGGATTTGTCGACGATTACTAACAGTTTAGCTTCCCCTTACTATGCTGATTTTGTGGTGGAAGGAGATAATGGGATTGTTACGGTTAGTATAGGGCCTTCGGTTTTGAGCTCATCTTTAGGAGTTGATGCATTGTTGAATGGTATTGAAGTTTTCAAGATTAGCAACTCGATGGATAGTCTTGATGGAACGGTATCTGCGAAGTCGATCTTGAGAAGATGTAGGGGCGGTCATGGCGGGTTTATGGTGCCTCTTATAGCTGCTGTCGGGTTATTGGTTGCTGCTTCGGTGGTGTTGCGTAAAAGATTAGTGTCTGTTCATGGTTCTGTATCATGGTCTCGAATTCCTGATGAAGTTTCCGAAGTTAGTTTGAAATCAACCCGTTTGTAA
- the LOC130811348 gene encoding ferric reduction oxidase 2-like, with amino-acid sequence MDTKVEREVQLKHGGGEINEIRKVIKVVIMVVILGYLIIWCLMPTNLYKTNWKVKMTAALSSAYFGTQGYQLLIYTFPILFIAALGSVYLHLGKNCIEYEPRKEEKSGRWLARLRRPVLVRQPLGIVSGIELSFLMMFIAFFVWTLTMYLHIGYANIKVQGYGGGRWLYKWEATTLRLGLTGNICLSLLFYPVTRGSSILQLFGLTSEGSIKYHIWLGHLTMATFTAHGLGYIPLWAVAGEINQALKWEKTGVANVAGEISLLCGLILWAATFPKIRRKYFEVFFYTHYLYILFVVFFMFHVGIGYALYMLPGFYLFMIDRYLRFLQSSQPVRLLSARSLACGALELNFAKSRSLCYNPTSIMFLNVPSVSKLQWHPFTISSSANLDQDKLSVVIKLEGSWSRKLYDLINSSSIDRLQVSVEGPYGPASSHFLRHDTLVMVSGGSGITPFMSIIQELVYVSTNFKTPTPKVLLISSFKRSCDLSMLNLILPLSGSSCDLSSLDLQIKAYITKDKVPNEDVSNQPRTIWFKPNASDSPISPSLGTNSWLWLGAIIMSSFVMFLILMGLLTRYYIYPIDHNTNDIFPSAAKTIYYVLILCGCMVLVASAAFLWNKKKNAMENKKIVHMEGITPTATPESRFYNADRELESLPHQSILESTEVHYGGRPDLKKLLFDCKGSSVGVLVSGPRGLRHEVAAICGSGLVDNLHFESISFSW; translated from the exons aTGGATACAAAAGTAGAGAGAGAAGTACAACTTAAGCATGGAGGAGgagaaataaatgagattaGGAAGGTgattaaggttgtaattatgGTGGTAATTTTGGGTTACTTAATAATATGGTGTTTAATGCCCACTAATCTTTACAAAACTAATTGGAAAGTTAAAATGACAGCTGCCTTAAGCTCTGCTTATTTTGGTACTCAAG GTTATCAATTGTTGATATACACATTTCCTATCTTATTCATTGCTGCTTTAGGATCTGTGTACCTTCATTTAGGAAAAAATTGTATTGAATATGAACCAAG GAAAGAAGAGAAAAGTGGAAGGTGGTTAGCAAGATTGAGAAGACCAGTACTGGTTAGACAACCATTGGGGATCGTCTCAGGAATTGAATTATCTTTTCTAATGATGTTCATAGCCTTTTTTGTTTGGACCTTAACTATGTATTTGCATATTGGTTATGCCAATATTAAGGTTCAAGGTTATGGAGGAGGAAG ATGGTTGTATAAGTGGGAGGCAACAACACTTAGGTTAGGGTTAACAGGGAACATATGCTTATCGTTGCTATTTTACCCGGTAACCCGTGGATCATCCATATTACAACTATTCGGATTAACATCTGAAGGAAGCATAAAATACCACATTTGGCTTGGTCACTTAACCATGGCTACCTTCACTGCTCATGGCCTTGGTTATATTCCTCTTTGGGCTGTTGCTGGTGAAATTAATCAG GCATTAAAATGGGAAAAAACAGGAGTAGCAAATGTAGCAGGAGAAATATCCCTATTATGTGGCCTAATCTTATGGGCAGCAACATTCCcaaaaattagaagaaaatatTTTGAAGTATTTTTTTACACACACTATCTATACATCCTTTTTGTTGTGTTTTTCATGTTCCATGTGGGAATTGGGTATGCATTATACATGCTTCCTGGCTTCTACCTTTTCATGATCGATCGATACTTGCGTTTCCTCCAATCGAGCCAACCTGTTCGTTTGTTGTCTGCTCGATCCTTAGCGTGTGGTGCACTCGAGCTTAACTTTGCTAAAAGTAGGAGTTTATGTTATAATCCTACAAGTATTATGTTTTTGAATGTTCCTAGTGTTTCTAAGTTGCAATGGCACCCTTTCACTATTAGTTCTAGTGCCAATTTGGATCAAGATAAGCTTAGTGTTGTTATTAAGCTTGAAGGGAGTTGGAGTAGGAAGCTTTATGACTTGATCAATTCTTCCTCGATTGATCGCCTTCAAGTCTCCGTTGAAGGCCCTTATGGCCCTGCTTCTTCCCATTTTCTAAG GCATGATACACTGGTGATGGTGAGTGGAGGAAGTGGGATAACACCATTCATGTCAATCATCCAAGAACTTGTTTATGTGAGCACCAACTTCAAAACCCCAACCCCAAAAGTCCTCCTAATTTCATCATTCAAAAGATCATGTGATCTATCCATGTTGAATCTCATCCTACCACTCTCAGGATCCTCTTGTGATCTTTCAAGTCTCGATTTACAAATCAAAGCCTACATCACAAAAGATAAAGTACCAAATGAAGACGTCTCAAACCAACCGCGAACTATATGGTTCAAACCAAATGCTTCCGATTCACCCATTTCACCTAGCCTAGGTACAAACAGTTGGCTTTGGCTCGGAGCCATAATCATGTCTTCGTTCGTTATGTTCCTTATTTTGATGGGGCTACTTACGCGTTACTACATATACCCTATTGATCATAACACCAATGACATCTTCCCTTCGGCTGCAAAAACTATATACTATGTATTGATCCTTTGTGGGTGCATGGTCCTTGTGGCCAGTGCTGCATTCCTTTGGAACaagaagaaaaatgcaatggaaAATAAGAAAATCGTTCACATGGAAGGCATAACACCAACCGCAACACCTGAATCACGGTTCTATAATGCTGATCGAGAGCTCGAGAGCCTTCCTCATCAATCTATCCTCGAATCTACTGAAGTTCATTATGGTGGAAGACCTGATCTTAAGA AATTGTTGTTCGATTGCAAAGGGTCAAGTGTAGGAGTACTCGTTTCGGGTCCTCGTGGGCTAAGACATGAGGTTGCAGCTATATGTGGGTCTGGTTTGGTGGATAATTTGCATTTTGAATCAATCAGTTTTAGTTGGTAA